One Gadus morhua chromosome 1, gadMor3.0, whole genome shotgun sequence DNA segment encodes these proteins:
- the LOC115541876 gene encoding LOW QUALITY PROTEIN: synaptophysin-like (The sequence of the model RefSeq protein was modified relative to this genomic sequence to represent the inferred CDS: deleted 1 base in 1 codon): MDLVNKLVAQGQFRILKVPLGFIKALQWFFSIFAFSTCGSYSGMFKMAVECKNRTESDLSIEVKFEYPFRMHMVYFDAPTCTGGNPERLFLIGDYSSSAEFFVTIGVFAFLYSTAALFIYVFAYEKYKENNKGPLIDLGVTGVFAFMWLVSSAAWAKGLTDVKRATDPDMVLTMIAACSNEENHCKDVHDPVMSGLNTSVAFGFINLILWGGNLWFVFKETGILAPFMRAPPPQEKAAAPEAFGQQGGYEQDPYAGTQGGGYQPDYNQQGYNQTQEADFGPGYGQPAAAPTSFSNQM, from the exons ATGGATCTCGTGAACAAG ctGGTTGCCCAAGGGCAGTTCCGTATCCTGAAAGTTCCGTTGGGTTTCATCAAAGCCTTACAATGG ttTTTCTCCATCTTTGCGTTCTCCACCTGTGGAAGTTATTCTGGGATGTTCAAGATGGCGGTGGAGTGTAAGAACCGGACAGAGAGTGATCTGAGCATCGAGGTGAAGTTCGAATACCCATTCAG GATGCACATGGTGTACTTCGACGCCCCCACCTGCACGGGGGGAAACCCGGAGCGCCTCTTCCTCATCGGGGACTACTCTTCCTCCGCTGAGTTCTTCGTCACTATCGGAGTGTTCGCTTTCCTCTACTCCACTGCGGCGCTCTTCATCTACGTCTTCGCCTACGAGAAGTACAAGGAGAACAACAAGGGCCCGCTGATA gacctgGGTGTGACGGGGGTCTTTGCCTTCATGTGGCTGGTGAGTTCAGCTGCGTGGGCGAAGGGTCTCACCGACGTGAAGAGGGCGACGGACCCCGACATGGTCCTCACCATGATCGCCGCCTGTAGCAACGAGGAGAACCACTGCAAGGATGTCCACGACCCCGTCATGTCC GGCCTCAACACCTCTGTG gCGTTTGGCTTCATCAACCTCATCCTGTGGGGGGGGAACCTGTGGTTCGTGTTCAAGGAGACGGGGATCCTGGCCCCCTTCATGCGGGCCCCTCCCCCGCAGGAGAAGGCCGCTGCACCGGAGGCCTTCGGCCAGCAGGGGGGCTACGAGCAGGACCCCTACGCCGGCACCCAGGGGGGCGGGTACCAGCCCGACTACAACCAGCAGGGCTACAACCAG